The Polaribacter tangerinus genome has a segment encoding these proteins:
- a CDS encoding toxin-antitoxin system YwqK family antitoxin: MKTFYKNGRLKTAGWLINDSKVDYWKFYYKNGALKKEGHFKNNLETKYWYFYDQNNHLEKEGHYKKGNQNNWWIFYDKEGNINHKCQLLNNKKNGYCLIYNKRELIKASKYKEGKKIKEWTDFSVFKSENNLNDLRE; this comes from the coding sequence GTGAAAACATTTTATAAAAATGGACGCCTAAAAACAGCGGGGTGGTTGATAAATGACTCTAAAGTTGATTATTGGAAATTCTACTACAAAAATGGAGCACTTAAAAAAGAAGGTCATTTTAAAAACAATTTAGAAACTAAATATTGGTACTTTTACGACCAAAATAATCATTTAGAAAAAGAGGGACATTATAAAAAAGGAAACCAAAATAATTGGTGGATTTTTTACGACAAAGAAGGTAATATCAATCATAAATGTCAATTACTGAACAATAAAAAAAATGGATATTGCCTAATTTACAATAAAAGAGAACTTATAAAAGCCTCTAAATATAAAGAGGGTAAAAAAATAAAAGAATGGACAGACTTTTCGGTATTTAAATCCGAAAACAATCTCAATGATTTAAGAGAATGA
- a CDS encoding 4Fe-4S binding protein codes for MKRIKQFGLLLFLVGLTAFIATTFTGNFSLNQKELDNFLEAQNYKNEHIKGALEKAIVTDKKLTIFQFSSRVREAYKSANNHYYQLIEKYDSEKQWDKKGAQYQYLIFGKPHSVSFNIAKKAGKGFAVNNTLLAWFFSFGLGIIGALLFIIPDVILLGKPGIKNDGIFLSSATNRGWIGWFAFVFLVTFYILLYFYPDYIVNWVFLVDPISKFISGNPASQWFLYGFLYCVVMVVMAVRMYIKYRHNKYQILRTTSVLFFQIVFAFLIPEILVRFEKPWYDFKNAFPLDYDFFFQWNLKELINSGGFGLFILVWGIILTIVIVPLMVYFFGKRWYCSWVCGCGGLAETLGDPYRQLSSKTLFSWRLERIIIHSVLIFVLVMTGFALYTFFYGADQVLGIKTQTIQDIYGFLIGAIFAGVIGTGFYPIFGNRVWCRFGCPLAAYLGFVQRFKSRFRITTNGGQCISCGNCSTYCEQGIDVRAYAQKGENIVRSSCVGCGICSAVCPRGVLKLENGPEKGRINPTEILLGNDVDLLDLMNKK; via the coding sequence TTGAAACGTATAAAACAATTCGGATTACTCCTGTTCCTTGTAGGATTAACAGCATTTATTGCTACTACTTTTACTGGTAATTTCTCTCTAAATCAAAAAGAGTTAGACAACTTTCTAGAAGCACAAAATTATAAAAATGAGCACATAAAAGGTGCTTTAGAAAAAGCTATTGTTACAGATAAAAAGTTAACTATTTTTCAATTTTCTAGTCGCGTCAGAGAAGCTTACAAAAGCGCAAATAACCATTATTACCAACTAATAGAAAAATATGATTCTGAAAAACAATGGGATAAAAAAGGAGCACAATATCAATACTTAATATTTGGCAAACCACACAGTGTAAGCTTCAATATTGCTAAAAAAGCTGGTAAGGGTTTTGCTGTTAACAACACTTTACTAGCATGGTTTTTTAGTTTTGGTTTGGGAATTATAGGAGCCCTTTTATTTATTATTCCTGATGTAATTTTATTAGGAAAACCAGGTATAAAAAACGATGGAATTTTTTTAAGCTCTGCCACTAATAGAGGTTGGATTGGCTGGTTTGCATTTGTATTTTTAGTTACGTTTTACATCTTACTATATTTCTATCCAGATTATATTGTTAACTGGGTGTTTTTAGTAGATCCTATAAGTAAATTTATAAGTGGAAATCCAGCAAGTCAATGGTTTTTGTACGGCTTTTTGTATTGTGTTGTTATGGTGGTTATGGCCGTTAGAATGTACATTAAATATCGTCATAACAAATATCAAATTTTAAGAACTACCTCTGTATTATTTTTTCAAATTGTTTTTGCTTTTCTAATTCCGGAAATACTGGTAAGATTTGAAAAACCTTGGTACGATTTTAAAAATGCGTTTCCATTAGATTACGATTTTTTCTTTCAATGGAACTTGAAAGAATTAATAAATAGTGGTGGTTTTGGACTTTTTATTTTAGTTTGGGGCATTATACTAACCATTGTAATTGTACCCTTAATGGTGTATTTCTTCGGTAAAAGATGGTATTGTTCTTGGGTTTGTGGATGTGGCGGACTTGCAGAAACACTTGGAGACCCTTACAGACAGCTTTCTAGTAAAACTCTTTTTTCTTGGAGGCTAGAGAGAATAATTATTCATAGTGTACTAATTTTTGTTTTAGTGATGACAGGCTTTGCTCTTTATACTTTTTTTTATGGTGCAGACCAAGTTTTGGGAATTAAAACACAAACAATACAAGATATTTATGGCTTTTTAATCGGTGCCATTTTTGCAGGAGTAATAGGAACAGGTTTTTATCCTATTTTTGGAAACAGGGTATGGTGTAGATTTGGTTGTCCTTTAGCTGCTTATTTAGGTTTTGTGCAGCGTTTTAAATCGAGATTTAGAATAACCACTAATGGCGGGCAATGTATTTCTTGTGGTAATTGCTCTACTTACTGTGAGCAAGGTATAGATGTTAGAGCCTATGCTCAAAAAGGAGAAAACATTGTACGTTCTAGTTGTGTGGGCTGCGGAATTTGTTCTGCTGTATGCCCAAGAGGCGTTTTAAAATTAGAAAATGGCCCAGAAAAAGGAAGAATTAATCCTACAGAAATTCTGCTTGGAAACGATGTAGACTTATTAGATTTAATGAATAAAAAATAA